The proteins below are encoded in one region of Levilactobacillus namurensis:
- a CDS encoding PspC domain-containing protein — MAGKKRLVRSRTNRLVGGVLGGIAEYFDWNANLLRLIYVIISLAIPPHGVLGLLIYVILMTFIPLDDTRTTSASFRDLFGQFGGGATQPHQSERKDIHATEQDVHTHKDGE; from the coding sequence ATGGCAGGTAAAAAACGTTTAGTGCGTTCCCGGACTAACCGCTTAGTCGGCGGGGTCTTAGGCGGGATCGCCGAATACTTCGACTGGAACGCTAATTTACTGCGGTTGATCTACGTGATCATCTCGCTGGCGATTCCACCCCACGGGGTCTTGGGTCTCTTGATCTACGTGATCTTGATGACGTTCATTCCGCTGGATGATACGCGGACCACCTCGGCGAGCTTCCGGGATTTGTTTGGGCAGTTTGGCGGTGGGGCGACGCAGCCGCACCAGTCCGAACGGAAGGACATTCACGCGACGGAACAGGACGTCCACACCCATAAGGATGGTGAGTAG
- a CDS encoding NAD(P)H-dependent glycerol-3-phosphate dehydrogenase: MSEKIAVLGAGSWGSILASVLDENGHDVRLWSYNPKQVEELNTQHTNSRYIKDFTFSSSLVAYADLATAIDGVDAILFVVPTKAVRSVAHQVGALLAEKQLQPEIIHASKGIEQKTYKRISQILEEEIPAANRKAVTVLSGPSHAEDVARHDLTLITAASASPEAAKYTQKLFMTNYFRVYTNSDVIGVEIGAALKNIIALGAGALHGLGYGDNAKAALMTRGLAEISRLGTSFGADPMTFIGLSGVGDVIVTATSANSRNWRAGDELGRGEALDDVVSHMGMVIEGVATTKAAYELSQQRGVSMPITEAIYQVLYEGKDIRTAISDLMQREGRAEF, translated from the coding sequence ATGTCAGAGAAAATTGCAGTACTCGGTGCCGGTTCTTGGGGTTCAATCCTTGCGAGCGTCTTGGATGAAAATGGCCATGACGTGCGGCTATGGTCGTACAACCCCAAGCAAGTCGAAGAACTGAATACGCAACATACCAATAGCCGGTACATCAAGGACTTTACGTTCTCGTCATCGTTAGTCGCTTACGCGGATCTCGCGACGGCGATCGACGGGGTCGATGCCATCTTGTTCGTGGTGCCAACCAAGGCTGTGCGGTCCGTAGCCCATCAAGTGGGCGCGCTATTGGCAGAAAAGCAATTACAACCGGAAATCATCCATGCCAGCAAGGGAATCGAGCAGAAGACCTATAAGCGGATCTCCCAGATCTTGGAAGAAGAGATTCCGGCGGCCAACCGCAAGGCGGTCACGGTCTTGTCGGGGCCGAGTCACGCGGAAGATGTTGCCCGGCATGACCTGACGCTGATCACGGCGGCCAGTGCGAGCCCCGAAGCAGCTAAGTACACCCAAAAGTTATTCATGACCAACTACTTCCGGGTCTACACCAACTCCGACGTCATCGGGGTGGAAATCGGAGCCGCTTTGAAGAATATCATCGCCTTGGGTGCCGGGGCCTTACATGGCCTGGGCTACGGTGATAACGCGAAGGCAGCGCTGATGACCCGTGGGCTAGCCGAGATTTCCCGGCTGGGCACGTCATTTGGTGCCGACCCAATGACCTTCATCGGATTATCCGGTGTCGGCGACGTCATCGTCACCGCAACCAGTGCCAATTCCCGGAACTGGCGTGCTGGGGATGAACTAGGCCGTGGTGAAGCGTTGGACGACGTGGTCAGCCACATGGGCATGGTCATCGAAGGGGTGGCCACGACCAAGGCCGCGTATGAATTATCGCAGCAACGGGGCGTCTCCATGCCAATTACGGAAGCCATCTACCAGGTTCTGTATGAAGGCAAGGATATTCGCACCGCCATTTCCGACCTAATGCAACGTGAGGGTCGCGCTGAATTTTAG
- the hprK gene encoding HPr(Ser) kinase/phosphatase, with translation MPESVTVADLVKVNRLDVYSGQDDLDRQITTSDISRPGLELTGYFNYYPAKRVQLLGITETSFAKGMSHKKLLDVMQKMCQPETPAFVISTQLDPPEELQQAAEAAHIPILGTKLTTSRVLSNMTNFLEGKLAERQSVHGVLVDIYGVGVMITGDSGVGKSETALELVKRGHRLIADDRVEVYQQDEQTLVGAAPAILSHLLEIRGIGIIDVMNLFGAGAVRSETDIDLIVHLELWHDDNHFDRLGNNTEEQRFFDVVVPKITIPVKTGRNLAIIIEAAAMNFRARSMGYDATKVFDENLNRLIKQNSKKDTH, from the coding sequence ATGCCAGAAAGCGTCACAGTCGCCGACCTGGTCAAAGTCAACCGGTTGGATGTCTATTCCGGTCAAGATGATTTGGATCGACAGATTACCACCAGTGATATCTCGCGTCCTGGGCTCGAACTCACGGGATATTTTAATTACTATCCAGCTAAACGGGTCCAACTCTTAGGGATTACGGAAACCTCATTTGCTAAGGGGATGAGTCACAAGAAGCTTCTCGATGTGATGCAGAAGATGTGTCAACCCGAGACGCCCGCCTTCGTCATCTCGACGCAACTTGATCCGCCCGAGGAGCTCCAACAGGCGGCCGAGGCAGCCCACATTCCGATTCTGGGGACCAAGCTGACCACGTCGCGGGTTCTGAGTAACATGACCAACTTCTTGGAAGGCAAGCTGGCCGAGCGCCAATCCGTACACGGGGTCTTAGTCGATATCTACGGGGTCGGCGTCATGATTACCGGTGATTCTGGGGTGGGGAAAAGTGAAACCGCTCTAGAACTGGTCAAGCGGGGCCACCGGCTGATTGCCGACGACCGGGTCGAAGTCTATCAACAAGACGAACAGACCCTGGTCGGTGCCGCACCCGCCATCTTAAGTCACCTGCTAGAGATTCGGGGCATTGGAATCATTGATGTCATGAACCTCTTCGGGGCGGGGGCTGTGCGGAGCGAGACCGACATTGACCTGATCGTGCACTTGGAACTTTGGCATGACGATAACCACTTCGATCGGTTGGGGAACAACACGGAAGAACAACGTTTCTTCGATGTGGTGGTTCCCAAGATTACGATTCCGGTCAAGACAGGGCGGAACCTGGCAATCATCATCGAAGCAGCGGCGATGAACTTCCGGGCCCGTTCTATGGGGTACGATGCCACCAAGGTCTTTGACGAGAACTTGAACCGTTTGATTAAGCAAAATTCTAAAAAAGATACGCACTAA
- the galU gene encoding UTP--glucose-1-phosphate uridylyltransferase GalU: MRKVRKAVIPAAGLGTRFLPATKALAKEMLPIVDKPTIQFIVEEARKSGIEDIVVVDGKSKRSIEDHFDSNPELEANLEAKHKEKMLKQVQETTGMNLYFIRQPYPRGLGDAVLTAKAFIGDEPFVVMLGDDMTESKVPLTKQLIDRYNQTGASTLAVMRVPHEDTAKYGVINPSEETAPGLYNVTNFVEKPEPDKAPSDLAIIGRYLFTPEIFEALENTPIGLGNELQLTDAIDILNRTQRVFAHEYTGKRFDVGNKFGWLQTNIEFGLNHPETKTQLREYIKTLGQKLAAEDEKKSGTK, from the coding sequence ATGAGAAAAGTCAGAAAAGCAGTCATTCCAGCCGCGGGTTTGGGGACCCGGTTCTTACCGGCTACCAAAGCACTTGCTAAGGAAATGTTACCAATCGTTGACAAGCCAACGATTCAGTTCATCGTCGAAGAAGCCCGGAAGTCCGGAATTGAGGATATCGTGGTCGTCGACGGGAAGTCCAAGCGGTCCATCGAAGATCACTTCGACTCCAACCCTGAATTGGAAGCTAACTTGGAAGCCAAGCACAAGGAAAAGATGTTGAAGCAGGTCCAAGAGACCACCGGCATGAACTTGTACTTCATTCGGCAACCTTACCCGCGGGGCCTGGGCGACGCTGTTCTGACCGCGAAAGCCTTCATCGGCGACGAACCCTTCGTGGTGATGTTGGGCGATGACATGACGGAAAGTAAGGTACCGTTGACCAAGCAATTGATCGACCGGTACAACCAGACGGGCGCGTCAACTTTAGCTGTGATGCGGGTACCGCATGAAGACACGGCTAAGTATGGGGTGATCAACCCCTCTGAAGAGACGGCGCCGGGCCTGTATAACGTGACGAACTTCGTGGAAAAGCCGGAACCAGATAAGGCACCCAGTGACCTGGCCATTATTGGTCGGTACCTGTTCACGCCAGAAATCTTCGAAGCGCTGGAGAACACGCCAATTGGTTTAGGTAACGAATTGCAATTGACGGATGCGATTGATATTTTGAACCGGACCCAACGCGTCTTTGCCCACGAATACACCGGCAAGCGATTTGACGTCGGCAATAAGTTTGGCTGGTTACAGACCAATATCGAATTTGGGTTGAACCATCCTGAGACTAAAACGCAATTGCGCGAATACATTAAGACCTTAGGCCAGAAGCTGGCCGCAGAGGATGAGAAAAAATCCGGAACAAAATAG
- a CDS encoding IS110 family transposase, translating into MIMRTIIGIDVSKNKANVAVATDLIVAKELTVPLDALGFNELKHVVLQFGGKAEIVFEATGVYSRRLEYFLQQENLNYHILNPLAAKNRIATGTRMRKNDQRDARRLAITEFTEQLEPYLLAYKQDPIYRELTDMNRYYDQLNEDKKRARNRAHRVLQLVFASFGASKGGFNFDTKLAWKILTLFPHAQIVREIGDLNALEARISAAHFKGMNARRIHDAARKLWKLAAQNGDAVPVTSDNTRQMKALAEQVLTLEAAQDQQVVRMMALGKSLSEFTLLQTIPGIGGSTAIRLISELGDIRRFNTRQQLNSYVGLDTTEVDSGDHQSARHITKHGNPHARRILYWTVVLMLNPKMGDNHIRDAYEKRREASSSKKKLIVRQMDRLIKTILYLIKTNQPYSYELSPQSK; encoded by the coding sequence ATGATTATGCGAACAATTATTGGAATCGATGTCAGTAAAAACAAAGCTAACGTTGCGGTGGCGACGGATTTAATCGTCGCCAAAGAACTGACCGTCCCTCTAGATGCACTGGGATTTAATGAACTGAAACACGTCGTGCTTCAGTTCGGCGGAAAAGCGGAAATCGTCTTTGAAGCGACTGGTGTTTACTCCCGGCGCTTAGAGTATTTCCTTCAACAAGAAAATTTGAATTACCATATTTTAAATCCCCTGGCGGCTAAGAATCGCATCGCCACTGGTACGCGAATGAGAAAAAACGATCAACGTGATGCGCGCCGATTGGCGATTACCGAGTTTACCGAACAGTTAGAGCCCTATCTTCTAGCTTACAAACAGGATCCCATCTATCGTGAATTAACGGATATGAACCGTTATTACGACCAACTCAATGAGGATAAGAAACGGGCCCGCAATCGAGCTCATCGTGTCTTACAGCTTGTATTTGCGTCATTTGGGGCCTCCAAGGGTGGCTTTAACTTCGATACAAAGCTGGCTTGGAAGATCCTAACACTCTTCCCGCATGCACAAATCGTTCGTGAAATTGGCGACCTTAACGCGTTAGAAGCACGAATATCAGCAGCACATTTCAAAGGGATGAACGCTAGGCGTATTCACGATGCCGCACGAAAGTTATGGAAACTGGCCGCTCAGAATGGTGACGCCGTACCCGTTACTTCGGATAACACGCGGCAAATGAAAGCTTTGGCGGAACAAGTTCTCACCCTAGAAGCAGCGCAGGACCAGCAGGTCGTGCGCATGATGGCCTTAGGTAAATCCTTGTCAGAGTTTACGCTTCTTCAAACAATCCCTGGTATTGGTGGCAGTACCGCCATTCGGCTAATTAGTGAATTAGGTGATATCCGACGGTTCAATACCCGTCAGCAATTGAACAGCTATGTTGGCCTGGACACAACGGAAGTTGACTCCGGTGACCATCAATCCGCTCGCCATATCACCAAACACGGTAATCCCCATGCACGCCGAATCTTGTATTGGACGGTCGTTCTTATGCTTAATCCTAAGATGGGCGACAATCATATTCGCGATGCATACGAAAAAAGACGAGAAGCTTCTTCTTCAAAGAAGAAACTCATCGTCCGTCAAATGGATCGTCTTATTAAAACAATCCTATACCTGATAAAAACGAATCAACCTTACTCCTATGAGCTGAGCCCTCAATCGAAGTAA
- a CDS encoding phage holin family protein produces the protein MHFWSRILVNAAIFLALAGFFQSQLAGSYQYAFYVSGVGIALLASFVLALLNAVVKPILFILSLPITILTLGLFSIVLNAAMLELTSYFVGANFAFKSFGVTLLVAVVMAIFNAIINDHFARN, from the coding sequence ATGCACTTTTGGTCCCGAATCTTAGTTAACGCCGCCATTTTTCTGGCGTTGGCGGGCTTTTTCCAGAGTCAGCTCGCGGGGAGCTATCAGTACGCCTTCTACGTTTCCGGCGTGGGAATCGCCCTGTTGGCCAGCTTCGTTTTGGCGCTATTAAATGCCGTGGTGAAGCCAATTCTCTTCATTTTGTCGCTACCGATTACGATTCTAACGTTGGGGCTGTTTAGCATCGTTTTGAACGCCGCAATGCTGGAGCTGACGTCCTACTTTGTGGGGGCCAACTTCGCGTTTAAGTCCTTCGGGGTCACCTTATTGGTAGCGGTGGTCATGGCGATTTTTAACGCCATCATTAACGACCATTTCGCGCGAAATTAA
- the pstA gene encoding phosphate ABC transporter permease PstA, with amino-acid sequence MHKAKLQNKIAIGSLYGISGLVVLILVALLGYILVSGLPQLSWHFLTAPAKAFLKGGGVGVQLFNSFYLLILAMLISFPIALGAAIYLYEYAKDNWVTSAVRTAIEILSSLPSVVVGLFGFLFFVVKLRLGFSILSGAFALTFFNLPLLTRSIEDSLRTVSENQREGGLALGLSRWETVNKIILPAAVPSILTGVILSAGRVFGEAAALIYTAGQSAPALNFADWNPFNISSPLNPMRPAETLAVHIWKINSEGIMPDAKAISSGSSAVLVIAILLFNFAARYLGKRLYKRLTSA; translated from the coding sequence ATGCATAAAGCAAAACTCCAAAATAAAATTGCCATCGGGTCCCTGTACGGGATTTCCGGTCTGGTAGTCTTGATCTTGGTCGCCCTGCTGGGGTACATCTTAGTCAGTGGTTTACCACAACTGAGTTGGCACTTCTTAACGGCACCCGCGAAGGCCTTCTTGAAAGGCGGCGGGGTGGGGGTCCAACTCTTCAACTCGTTTTATCTCTTGATTTTAGCCATGCTAATTTCGTTTCCGATTGCGTTGGGGGCGGCGATTTACCTCTACGAATACGCGAAAGATAACTGGGTGACCAGTGCTGTTCGGACAGCGATTGAAATTCTAAGTTCGTTACCCTCAGTGGTGGTTGGACTATTCGGATTCCTGTTCTTTGTGGTCAAGCTGCGCCTAGGGTTCTCGATTCTCTCGGGGGCCTTCGCGTTGACCTTCTTCAACTTGCCGCTGTTAACGCGGAGCATTGAAGACTCTTTGCGGACCGTTAGTGAGAACCAACGGGAAGGTGGTCTGGCATTAGGGTTGTCCCGGTGGGAGACCGTCAACAAGATCATCTTACCGGCCGCAGTTCCAAGTATCCTGACCGGGGTGATCTTAAGTGCCGGACGGGTCTTTGGGGAAGCCGCCGCGTTGATCTACACGGCGGGCCAAAGTGCCCCGGCGTTAAACTTTGCGGATTGGAACCCATTCAACATTTCGAGTCCGTTGAATCCGATGCGGCCAGCTGAAACGTTGGCGGTGCACATCTGGAAGATCAATTCAGAAGGCATTATGCCGGACGCCAAGGCCATTTCATCTGGGTCTTCGGCTGTGCTGGTGATTGCCATCTTACTCTTTAACTTTGCGGCCCGTTACCTGGGCAAACGATTATACAAACGCCTCACGTCGGCGTAA
- the pstB gene encoding phosphate ABC transporter ATP-binding protein PstB: MREEILTTQDLHLYYGNKEALKGINLNFKDKGITALIGPSGCGKSTYLRTLNRMNDLIPGVTITGTVQFKGQDLYAPSADTVEIRKEIGMVFQQPNPFPFSIYDNVIYGLRIAGEKDKEKLDAVVEKSLRQAAVWDEVKDHLHESALALSGGQQQRVCIARVLAFSPEIILMDEPTSALDPVSSSQIETTLLNLRQDYTIIIVTHNLQQASRIADRTAFFMNGELIEVDATKNIFMNPAKKQTEDYISGRFG; the protein is encoded by the coding sequence ATGAGAGAAGAGATTTTAACGACCCAGGACCTGCACCTGTACTACGGGAACAAAGAGGCCTTAAAGGGCATCAACTTGAACTTTAAAGACAAGGGGATCACGGCTTTGATCGGCCCATCCGGCTGTGGGAAGTCGACGTATCTGCGGACCTTGAACCGGATGAACGACCTGATTCCGGGGGTTACGATTACCGGAACGGTGCAGTTCAAGGGGCAGGACTTGTACGCCCCTAGTGCCGATACGGTTGAGATTCGCAAGGAAATCGGCATGGTGTTCCAACAACCTAACCCGTTTCCGTTCTCCATCTACGATAATGTGATCTACGGGTTACGGATCGCCGGTGAGAAGGATAAGGAAAAGTTGGACGCGGTGGTGGAGAAATCACTCCGGCAAGCTGCGGTGTGGGATGAAGTCAAGGACCACCTGCACGAGAGCGCCTTGGCCTTATCCGGGGGACAACAGCAACGGGTCTGCATCGCGCGGGTCCTGGCGTTTTCCCCGGAGATTATCCTGATGGACGAACCGACCAGTGCCTTGGACCCGGTATCGAGTAGTCAAATTGAAACCACGCTCTTGAATTTACGGCAAGATTATACGATTATTATTGTGACCCACAACTTGCAACAAGCGTCGCGGATTGCCGATCGGACCGCCTTCTTCATGAACGGCGAGTTGATCGAAGTGGATGCGACGAAGAATATTTTTATGAATCCCGCGAAGAAGCAAACGGAAGATTACATTAGCGGTCGATTTGGTTAA
- the trxB gene encoding thioredoxin-disulfide reductase, with amino-acid sequence MLKNYDVIVIGAGPGGMTGALYASRANLSVLMLDRGIYGGQMNNTAAIENYPGFKSILGPDLAKDMYEGATQFGAEFAYGSVEAIEDHGDHKVVKTDDGDYTAKAVIVATGSEYKKLGVPGEDSYGGRGVSYCAVCDGAFFKNRDVIVVGGGDSAVEEGIYLAGLAAKVTIVVRRDQLRAQKVLQDRAFANDKIEFVWNTNVTEIQGDDMKVTGVATHNNQTGEDGHLDASGVFIYVGTLPMTEAFKGLGITDDAGWIKTDDHMATAVPGIFAIGDVRQKDLRQITTAVGEGGTAGQAVFNYLETLKSQAASAQ; translated from the coding sequence ATCTTGAAAAACTATGATGTGATTGTAATTGGTGCTGGACCCGGTGGGATGACCGGTGCGCTTTACGCATCGCGGGCGAACCTGTCCGTTTTGATGCTTGATCGGGGCATTTACGGGGGCCAGATGAACAACACGGCCGCCATCGAAAACTATCCGGGGTTCAAGTCGATCTTAGGACCAGACTTGGCGAAGGACATGTACGAAGGCGCGACCCAGTTTGGCGCTGAATTTGCCTACGGGAGCGTAGAAGCCATTGAAGACCACGGTGACCATAAGGTGGTCAAGACCGACGATGGGGACTACACGGCCAAAGCCGTGATCGTCGCCACGGGTTCTGAGTACAAGAAGTTAGGTGTTCCCGGTGAGGATAGCTACGGTGGCCGCGGGGTCTCCTACTGCGCGGTCTGCGACGGTGCATTCTTTAAGAACCGCGACGTGATTGTCGTCGGTGGTGGTGATTCTGCCGTCGAAGAAGGCATCTATCTGGCCGGCTTGGCCGCTAAGGTCACTATCGTGGTTCGGCGGGACCAGTTGCGGGCCCAAAAGGTCTTGCAAGACCGGGCGTTTGCCAACGATAAGATTGAATTCGTATGGAACACGAACGTCACGGAGATTCAAGGCGACGACATGAAGGTGACCGGTGTGGCCACCCACAACAACCAGACGGGCGAAGATGGCCATCTGGATGCCAGCGGGGTCTTCATCTACGTTGGGACCTTGCCAATGACGGAAGCCTTCAAGGGCTTAGGCATTACCGATGATGCAGGTTGGATCAAGACCGATGACCACATGGCCACGGCGGTTCCTGGCATCTTTGCTATCGGTGACGTGCGCCAGAAGGACCTGCGGCAGATTACCACGGCCGTTGGTGAAGGGGGCACGGCGGGACAAGCGGTCTTCAATTACCTGGAAACCTTGAAGTCCCAAGCAGCGTCTGCTCAATAA
- the phoU gene encoding phosphate signaling complex protein PhoU, whose amino-acid sequence MRRLFDDELADLDADFTEMGMLVSEVIQQAVEAFMKRDAQTAQHIIDHDHDINQREIALEKKTFEMIALYQPVTTDLREIVTILKAVSDLERAGDHARNIAHSAIKMGAKQKVPEIEQLISEMSQMTTQMVKDVLSAYVNKDEQEARALAGYDRKLDRLNHAVREGSYQQMRKDAAFETGASIYLNVAQDLCRIGDYVTNVCEWIIYLKSGHIIELNSASEGTGS is encoded by the coding sequence ATGCGGAGATTATTTGATGATGAGTTAGCGGATTTGGATGCTGACTTTACGGAAATGGGGATGCTGGTCAGCGAGGTCATTCAGCAAGCGGTCGAGGCGTTTATGAAGCGTGACGCGCAGACGGCGCAACACATTATTGACCACGACCACGACATCAACCAGCGCGAAATCGCGCTGGAGAAGAAGACCTTTGAGATGATCGCCCTGTACCAGCCCGTGACCACGGACTTACGGGAGATCGTGACGATTTTAAAGGCCGTTTCGGATCTAGAACGGGCGGGAGACCACGCGCGGAATATCGCCCATTCAGCCATCAAGATGGGGGCTAAGCAAAAGGTTCCCGAAATCGAACAACTGATCAGTGAGATGAGTCAGATGACCACCCAGATGGTCAAGGACGTCTTGTCGGCCTACGTCAACAAAGACGAGCAGGAAGCCCGAGCTTTGGCGGGGTACGACCGGAAGCTGGATCGCCTGAACCACGCGGTACGGGAAGGCAGTTACCAGCAGATGCGCAAGGATGCCGCCTTTGAAACGGGGGCGTCCATCTACCTGAACGTGGCCCAAGATCTCTGTCGCATTGGGGATTACGTCACCAACGTCTGTGAGTGGATCATTTACCTGAAGTCCGGACACATCATTGAGTTGAATTCAGCCAGTGAGGGGACTGGGTCATAA
- the pstB gene encoding phosphate ABC transporter ATP-binding protein PstB, producing the protein MLERHIVQPNDPQHPIVLATEDLHVFYGKSEALFEGDLQFAQNQITALIGPSGSGKSTYLRSLNRMNDRIATVKGRIMYRGVDVNQPDIDVYEMRRRIGMVFQRPNPFAKSIYDNVAFALRLRGVTGKKKLDELVEVSLRQAALWDQVKDDLGRSALGLSGGQAQRLCIARAIALKPDILLLDEPASALDPVSTSQLEDTLLKLKEQYTIIIVTHNMQQAARISEYTAFFNQGRVLEYDTTSHIFTNPRVQITSDYVSGNFG; encoded by the coding sequence ATGCTGGAACGGCATATCGTTCAACCCAACGATCCGCAGCACCCCATCGTGTTAGCGACGGAGGACCTGCACGTGTTCTACGGGAAGTCTGAAGCCTTATTCGAAGGAGACCTGCAGTTCGCACAGAATCAGATTACTGCGTTGATTGGACCTTCGGGTTCCGGAAAATCGACCTATTTACGGTCGTTGAACCGGATGAACGACCGCATCGCCACGGTCAAGGGGCGCATCATGTATCGGGGCGTTGATGTGAACCAACCAGACATCGACGTGTATGAGATGCGGCGGCGAATCGGGATGGTGTTCCAACGGCCCAATCCGTTTGCCAAGTCCATTTATGATAACGTGGCCTTTGCCTTACGTCTGCGGGGGGTGACTGGGAAAAAGAAGTTAGATGAATTAGTCGAGGTTTCGCTGCGGCAAGCGGCGTTGTGGGACCAGGTCAAGGATGACTTGGGGCGGAGTGCCCTGGGGCTGTCCGGGGGACAAGCCCAACGGTTATGTATTGCCCGGGCCATCGCGTTGAAGCCGGATATCTTACTTCTGGACGAACCGGCCAGCGCCCTGGATCCCGTGTCGACCAGTCAGTTGGAAGACACGTTGTTGAAGCTCAAGGAGCAATACACGATCATTATCGTGACGCACAACATGCAACAAGCGGCGCGGATCAGCGAATATACGGCGTTCTTTAACCAGGGTCGGGTCCTGGAATATGACACGACCAGCCATATTTTTACTAATCCACGGGTGCAAATCACCAGTGATTACGTTTCGGGGAACTTTGGTTAG
- the lgt gene encoding prolipoprotein diacylglyceryl transferase yields the protein MTLTPILAALNPIAIHLGPLAVHWYGVIIATGVIIAVTLAVREGQRRGIKPDDIYDMILWALPAALIAARLYYVVFQWGYYSQHPGEIIAIWDGGIAIYGSLIGAGLVVFFFCRSRFIPVWLMLDVAAPTVILGQAIGRWGNFMNQEAFGRITSLSFLQGLHLPGWIINQMFINGAYRQPTYLYESMWDLMGFVVLMSLRHYPQLFKQGEVFLSYVMWYSLGRFFIEGMRTDSLMLLGVIRVSQLLSVVLFIGALIIWIYRRRQTQAPTDYLDGNPFRERAKLSN from the coding sequence ATCACGTTAACACCGATTTTAGCAGCCCTCAATCCGATTGCGATTCACTTAGGCCCACTGGCCGTTCACTGGTATGGGGTGATTATCGCGACCGGCGTGATCATCGCGGTGACGTTAGCCGTTCGTGAGGGACAACGGCGCGGAATCAAACCCGATGATATTTACGACATGATCTTGTGGGCGTTACCAGCGGCGCTGATTGCGGCGCGCCTGTACTACGTGGTCTTCCAATGGGGGTATTACAGCCAACATCCCGGCGAGATCATTGCGATTTGGGATGGCGGGATTGCCATCTATGGCTCGTTGATTGGGGCCGGTCTGGTAGTCTTTTTCTTCTGTCGTTCCCGCTTCATTCCAGTCTGGTTAATGTTAGACGTGGCGGCGCCCACCGTCATTTTGGGCCAAGCGATTGGCCGCTGGGGCAACTTCATGAATCAAGAGGCGTTCGGCCGGATCACCAGCCTGTCGTTCTTGCAGGGGTTGCACCTACCCGGGTGGATCATCAATCAGATGTTCATCAACGGGGCATACCGTCAACCCACGTACTTGTACGAGTCGATGTGGGATCTGATGGGCTTCGTGGTGCTGATGAGTCTGCGGCATTACCCGCAACTCTTTAAGCAGGGCGAAGTCTTCTTAAGTTACGTGATGTGGTATTCATTGGGACGGTTCTTCATTGAAGGCATGCGGACGGACAGTCTGATGTTACTGGGGGTCATTCGTGTCTCCCAATTATTGTCGGTGGTTCTGTTCATCGGTGCCTTGATCATCTGGATCTATCGGCGGCGGCAGACGCAAGCCCCGACGGACTACCTAGATGGCAACCCGTTCCGTGAACGTGCTAAACTTTCAAATTAA